The sequence AGGACCCGAGCCGATGCGCAGGCGGCGCTCGCAAAGGCACGCGCCAGACTGGAGGCCGAAGGCGCGGCGCTACGAGCAGAATCGACCAAGCAAGTGCCCGTCCTGGCCCGCGAGATCGCCGCGCGCCTGCTCCAGCACAGGACGCCTTGATGCGGCAGGTGCAGACCGGAGCACCAGCAGGTTGTAACCGGGAGTTGTTCTGGCTGCGTTCGCCGTTTCGATCCGGGTCTGACAGCCCACACAAGCAGCCCTCGCAGTGCGTCGATGCGGCCAGGCGCCGGGGCGCGAGGCGCTGGCGCAGGACGCTTTGCGCGGCCACGAGCGTGCTCGCCACGCTGCTCGCCATGGCCGCGCAGGCCCAGCACGCAACGGAGCAGGCGCACGACCCGGGCTTGCTGCACAGCATCGCAAACATCGGCTTCATAGCGAAGGTAACCAACTTCGCCGCAGTCGTTGCGCTGCTCGTGTGGGCGAGCCGCAAACCCCTGCTCGAGTTTCTCAAAGCCAGACGGCGATTCGTCCAGGAAGGGCTCGCCGAGGCGGCCAAGCGCAAGGCCGAGGCCGAGGCGGTTCACCGCGAGTACACCGAGCGTCTGGCGACGCTCGACGAGGAGCTGCAGCGCACGCGCGTGGAGATGACCCGCTCCAACGAGCGGGAGAAGCATAGGATTCTCGAGGAAGCACAGAAGACAGCCGACAAGCTGCGCCGGGATACGGAAGCCATGATCGCACAGCAGATGAATCTGCTGCGCTCCGGTATCCAGCGGGAGGTCGTCGAGCAAGCGGTGAAGGCGGCCGGCGACCTGTTGCGCCAACAGATCGGCCAAGGTGATCAGCAACGTTTCGCTCAGGACTACCTGCAAGCGCTCGGAAGGCTCGCAGCCGCCAGGCAGTCGTACGAGGACGATCGGGAGCTGCGGCGGCCAGCTCAAGATTCCGCGCAGACGCTGGACCAGATGAGCGGCGCGGAGCCCAGCCACGAGGAACGACCGTCGTGAGCGGATCGGTCATAGCGAGACGCTACGGCACGGCGCTGTTTGATCTGGCGGATCGTCAGCAGCAGATCGACAGGGCCGGCAACGATATCGCTGCCTTCTCCGAGATGTGGCGAACAAGCTCGGAGCTGCGCCGAGTGCTCGAGGACCCTCGCTGCGGCACGGAGCTGCGACGCAGGGTGTTGACTCGACTGGCCGAGCGCGCGGGGCTGTGCGCGTGCGTGCGTTCTGCGCTGCTCCTTCTGTGCGACCGCAAGCGTCTGCGCTTGGTCCGCGAGATTGCCGAAGTCTACGCGGAGCTCCGAGAACGACGCGCTGGCGGCGTGCGAGCGGAGGTCATCAGCGCGACCCCGTTGCCGGCTGGATACTCGGACGAGCTCAAGCGCGCGCTCGAGCACGTGACAGGACGGCGAGTGCGGCTGGTGCTGCGCGAGGATCGCTCCCTGATTGGAGGCGTGATAACCCGAATCGGCGATCGCATGCTCGACGGCAGCGTACGGCATCAGCTACAAGCCATGCGGGAGCGATTGCTACCACAGGGATAGCGTTTTCGGCTTTGATTCGCCGGCCCCTTCGCCGGCAGTCGCTCGCCGAGCTATGCAAGTAATCACTGTTCCGGGACACCAGGTGAACTTCATGCAACTCCGCGCAGAAGAGATTTCACGCATCATTCGGGACCAGATCGCGTCCTACGACGGTGCCGTGTCCGTGATGGAAACCGGTACGGTCCTGACGGTGGGCGACGGCATCGCGCGCGTTCACGGCCTGGACAGCGCCATGGCGGGCGAGCTCGTCGAGTTCCCCGGCAGCCTGACGGGCATGGTGCTCAACCTGGAGTCGGACAACGTTGGGGTGGCGATATTGGGGACCGACACAGGGATTCGCGAGGGCGATTCCGTCAAGCGCACGGGCCGCATCGTTGACGTGCCGACCGGTGAGCCCCTGATGGGCCGCGTGGTCAACGCGCTCGGCCTGCCCGTGGACGGCAAGGGGCCGATCGAGAGCAAGTCCCGCCGCCGGGTCGAGCTAAAGGCGCCGGGCATCATCGCCCGCCAGCCCGTCAAAGAACCCCTGCAGACGGGGCTAAAGGCCATCGACGCCATGATCCCCATCGGGCGCGGTCAACGCGAGCTCATCATCGGCGACCGTCAGACAGGTAAGACCGCCATCGCCGTAGATACGATCATCAATCAGAAGGGCAAAGACGTCTACTGTTTCTATGTTGCAACCGGCCAGAAGCAGTCCACCGTGGCCCAGGTCGTCGACCGCCTGACGGCTCACGGGGCCATGGACTATACGACGGTCATTGTCGCCGGCGCCTCCGAGACCGCGCCGCTGCAGTTCATTTCCCCCTACACCGGCTGCGCCATGGCCGAGTATTTTCGCGACAGCGGCCGCCACGCGCTCGTGATCTACGATGATCTGTCCAAGCAGGCTGCAGCCTACCGCCAGCTCTCCCTGCTGCTGCGGCGTCCTCCGGGACGCGAAGCCTACCCTGGTGATGTCTTCTACGTCCACAGTCGCCTGCTCGAGCGGGCCGCCAAAATGGCCGAAGAATGGGTCGTCCTTCAACAGGGCCGCTCCCCGCAACGTCCCCATGATCACTCCCTGATCTTCGCCGGCCCGGAAGGCGAGCAGCAAGCAAAGACCAAAGCTCGGCAGCAGGGCGGGGGCGCCAGGGCCCACAAGCTCGAGGACTCCGGCGGCTCGCTGACGGCTTTGCCCATCATCGAGACCCAAGCCGGTGATGTGTCGGCCTACATTCCCACCAATGTAATCTCGATTACCGACGGTCAGATCTTTCTGGAATCGGACCTCTTCTACTCCGGCGTACGCCCAGCTATCAATGTTGGCATCTCGGTATCGCGGGTTGGCGGCAGCGCCCAGATCAAGGCGATGAAGCAGGTGGCTGGAACGCTGCGTCTGGATCTGGCCCAGTTTCGTGAAATGGCGGCCTTCGCCCAGTTCGCCTCGGACCTCGACAAGGCGACCCAACAGCAGCTGGCGCGCGGCCAGAGGCTGGTCGAGATCCTCAAGCAGCCTCAATACGCTCCCATGGCGGTCGAGGAGCAGATACTCGGTGTGTTCGCAGCTACCCAGGGCTATGTCGACAACTATCCCGCCGCAAGCGTCGCACGTTACGAGTCCGAGCTCAGGGCCTTCGTCAAGTCCAGCCACCCCCAGGTTCTGGAGCGCATACGCAAGGAACGGGCGCTATCCGATGACCTGAAAAATGCGCTCCATGAGGCGATCAAGGCTTTTGCTCAGGGCTTTGACGCACAGAAGAAAGACTAGGGCATGTCCGGCCTGAAGCAGATCCGAAAGCGGATCGCCAGCGTCAAGAGCACGCAGAAGATCACGCGGGCCATGAAGATGGTTGCCGCGGCACGCCTGCGGCGCGCCCAGCAGGCCATCACACAGCTGCGACCCTATGCGCTCGAGACCCTGGATGTGCTCTCTT comes from Pseudomonadota bacterium and encodes:
- the atpH gene encoding ATP synthase F1 subunit delta, producing MSGSVIARRYGTALFDLADRQQQIDRAGNDIAAFSEMWRTSSELRRVLEDPRCGTELRRRVLTRLAERAGLCACVRSALLLLCDRKRLRLVREIAEVYAELRERRAGGVRAEVISATPLPAGYSDELKRALEHVTGRRVRLVLREDRSLIGGVITRIGDRMLDGSVRHQLQAMRERLLPQG
- a CDS encoding ATP synthase F0 subunit B, which encodes MRQVQTGAPAGCNRELFWLRSPFRSGSDSPHKQPSQCVDAARRRGARRWRRTLCAATSVLATLLAMAAQAQHATEQAHDPGLLHSIANIGFIAKVTNFAAVVALLVWASRKPLLEFLKARRRFVQEGLAEAAKRKAEAEAVHREYTERLATLDEELQRTRVEMTRSNEREKHRILEEAQKTADKLRRDTEAMIAQQMNLLRSGIQREVVEQAVKAAGDLLRQQIGQGDQQRFAQDYLQALGRLAAARQSYEDDRELRRPAQDSAQTLDQMSGAEPSHEERPS